GCCGCATTGACGCCGAGTTCTTTTTTGACGCGTTCGGGGTCCCAGCCTTTGAGGACATAGCAAGAAAAAATCTGGTATTGGCGGGGAGAGACCAGGGCCTTCACCCGTCGGAGGGCGATGTCCATGATCTTGTCCTGCCATTCTTTGTCCCAGAGTTTTTCGAGAGTCATGCCGTTCGGGTCGGCGCAGCGGTCAATCGGTGCAGTGCGGCGGTCGTCCGTTTCATCGGCATACAGATTGGCCTCGCGGCTCTGCTGCTTTTTACGGCGGCGAAATTGGTCCAAAATACGCCAGCGCGCTTGATTGAGGAGGAAGGATTTGAAGGAGCCGAGGCTGGTATCGAATTTCTTCTTTTGCAGATTTTTGGCCACGCCAATGAAGGTTTCCTGCACGACGTCGCTGGCTTCATCATCACTGAGACCGGACTTACGGGCGACGTGGAAGACGAATCCAGAGTAGGTGCGGTAAAATTCGTCCCAGCTTGACCAATCGCTCCAGTTGTCCAGTCGCTCGATCAAGGTCTTACGTGTCGCGGGTGAGCCGGACACTTCCTTGATCATTTCTTCGGTGATTTCTTTTGGGAGCGGTTCCTCCATGATGGAAAGTGTAGGGATGAGGCAGGTGTGGCAACGGCTATTTGAAACACCTCGTTGGCGTTTTGGATGCGGTCAAAACTGCAATAAAGCTATTTCGCGGATGCGGCTCAGATTGGTGGTGCGGGACAGTACGGATTTGGGTGCTCCGAAGGTTCTTTATTTAAGCTCCCCTGATAGAGACGGGTTTTCGGGGCGTAGTATTCAGCCCCCAACCACTGTCAGTCTGCTCGCTCAACCCTCTTCCTGAGCAGATCGCTTCCTTGTTATGCTGTCATCCATGCCCTCCAGTCACCTGTACCGTTCGCTGCACGCCGTTGCAGCGCTGAGCTTGTGCCTGATGTCTGGGTGTTCCCAGGGGTTTTTCAAAAAATGGGCGGACAGGGAAGTCTTTGGCATCATTGGCAAAAAAGCGCAGTTCGTTCCTGGGGCTGAAGATGACACGCTGTTGAGTGTGACGCCGCCGCAGCCCGTGAATCTGGATGTGCTCATCAAGAACTCCGAGACGGCAGATTTCCTGGGAGAGCGGGCCTTTATCGAAAAAGGCGCGCGGGTGATCAGTTTGGCCGATGCCCTGGATTTCGCCGTGCATCGCAACCGCACTTATTTGGGACGAAAGGAAATTGTCTATCTCTCCGCGCTGACACTCACGGGCACCCGGCAGCAGTTCAGCCCGATTGTGGGAGCTGATGGTGGCGCTGCCTATACGGATACTCAGGTGAAAACTGGGGTAAACAATCTAGTGCGGTCCAACACGCTAACAGCCGATGGCGGAGCAGGCGTGGATTATCTGATGAAAACGGGCACGCGTCTCGCGATCGGCCTGACGACCGATTTCACCCGCTTTTTTACCGGCGGTCTGCGGAATGTCTCGGATTCGCAGGCCAGTGTCGTCTTGTCACAGCCTTTGCTGCGTGGGGCGGGTGTCTTGGCGGCCTCTGAGCCTCTGCGTCAGGATGAGCGCGATGTTTTGTACACGATTCGTGATTTTACCCAGTATCGTAAAGAGTTCGCCGTCAGCATCACCACACAGTATTTGCGCACCTTGCAGGCTCGTGAAGCCGCCCGTAACCGCTACGTGGCTAACCGGGCTGCTGCCGCCTCCATCATTCGTGAAGGTGCCCTCGCGGAGGCGAATCTGCGCACGCAATCTAGCCTGAAGCAGATCCAGCAGGGGCAACTCACCTATGAGCGTAACTGGATCACGGCCGTGCGTAACTATGAAGAACAACTGGATGATTTAAAGATCGCCCTGGGTCTGCCAGTGACGGAGCGCATCATCTTGAGCAACACGGAGCTGAAGCGCCTGGAAGTGGTGGAGCCTAAGGAGGACCTGGATACCGTGATGGACACGGCCTTGATTACCCGGCTGGACCTCTTCAATCAGCGGGATCGTCTTGCGGATACGCGTCGGCGGGTGAAGATTGCTCACCAGCAAACATTGCCCACGCTGAATGCCTTGGCGGGGTACCAGATCGGCACACCGAATAACAACGAGGGACTGGAACTGAACCCCAGGGTGCGCCGCTACACGGGTGGGGTGGACGTGGACCTCAACCTCAATACAAAGCCGGAGCGGAATGCCCTTCGTGTGAGCCAATTGGATGAGCAGTTAGCGCAGCGGCAACTGGACCTGGCCGAGGAGCAACTGCGCAGCACGATCCGCACGGACTGGCGCGGTTTAGCGGTGGCGCGGAAGCAGTATGATCTGGCTCAGAAGGGGCTGGAACTGGCCCAGAAGCGTCTTGAAATCGAAACCGCGCTGATGGAAGAAGGCCAGGGGACTGCCCGTGACATTGTGGAATCTCAGGACCGCCTGATCACGGCACGCGACTTGGTTGTTTCGACCTTGATTGACCACGTGATCGCCCGTCTGCAGCTGTGGAGTGACATGGGAGTCCTCTACATTGAGAAAGACGGCTCATGGGTGGACGTATTGAATAAAGAAAAACCGAAGGGAGAGTCATGAAGAAGGTGAAGTCTAAAATCTGGATCTACGGAGGAGTCGCTGTGGCAGGGATCGCTGCAGTGAGTTACTTCACATCTGGTTCGACCCGGCAGGCCGACGATGTGCCAACTTTCTCCGTCCAAAAAGGGCGGTTGCAGATCAATGTGCTCCAAGGCGGGGAGATCCGCGCGTTGCAGAACTTTGAACTGAAATCAGAAATCGAAACACCGACGAAAATTCTCAGCCTGATTCCTGAGGGTTACTTGGTGACAGAAGAGGATGTGAAGGAAGGCAAGGTGCTGGTGGAACTGGATAACTCTGATCTGAAGACTCGGATTCAAGATCACGAGATCCAGTTTCAGACCACGGTGGCCTCTTACATTGATGCCGACGAAGGGCGTGAAATCCAGCGCAGTGAAAACCAGAGCCTGGTGCGTGACATGAAGGAGACGGCCATCTTTGCGCTGATGGACTTTGAAAAATACCTGGGCCGTGACTTGAGCATGAAGATTTTGGCGGATGCAGGTCTGCCAAAAGATGCGTCTGAATTTGATAAATTTGCCGATCAGCTTGAGTCTCAAGCGAACGCACAGTTGGAGGCTGGTGCCAAGGTCTCTGCGGTGGGCGAAGCCAAAAAAGACACGATGAACGCGCTGAAAAAGACGGTGGGCTCTGCTGAGTCTGAGCGCATTGATTTTTCGCCTTTCTTGGAAGGGCAAAAAAGCGGCGATGGTGAGGCCCAACAAAAGCTCCGTCAATTGGAAGACGAGCTGCTGCTGCGTAAGTCGGAGCTGGCGGTGGCCAAGCAGAAAGTGGAGGCCTCTCAACGCCTGGCTTCACGGGATTTCATCTCCAAGACTCAGTTGGAAAATGACCAAGTGAACTTTGAAAAAGTGTCTTTGGCAGGGAAGACCGCGAGCACGGAACTGGATCTGTTTAAGAAGTATGCGTTCTCGAAGATGTGCGCGCAGTTGGTCTCGGCCTACCGCGAAAGTCTGACGAAGCTGCAGCGCACGGTGCGGGCGAACCGCTCCAAAATGGCGCAGGCGGAAACGCGTTTTCAGACGGCGAAACGTCGTTACGAAATGGAGTTGGCCAAAAAAGAGGACTTAGATCGCCAGCTCAAGGCCTGCATGATGCGTGCGGTGCAGCCTGGTCTGGTAGCTTACGGAGATCTGAACGCCAGTGCTGCTGCGCGTTACAGTGAGTCCATTGAAGAAGGCAGCAATGTGCGCTTTCGCCAAACGGTGCTGACCATTCCAAATATGTCGCAGATGGGCGTCCACGTGAATGTCCACGAATCTCAGGTAAAGAAGGTCCGCATCGGCCAGCCAGCCTTGATCAAGGTGGATGCTGAGCCGGGCATCGTGCTGGAAGGACGTGTGGCTGAACTTGCCGTGCTACCCGATTCCAGCAGCAGCCGCTACACGCCTAACTTGAAGGTGTATCCTGCCTCCATCCATATTTTGGGCACGCATCCTTGGATGAAGCCGGGCATGAATGCGAAGGTGGAAATCCTGGTGGATCAACTGGCGGACGTGATGTTTGTGCCAGTGCAGAGCATCGAGGTGGAGAATGATCACCACTTCTGCTACGTGAATGAAAGCGGCAGTCTGGAGCGCCGCTCTGTGGAGACAGGATTGTTCAACGATGAGTTCATCGAGGTCCGCACGGGGCTGCAACTGGGCGAACTGGTGGCGCTGTCTCTGCCGAAGAAACTGGTGCCGGAAAACAAACCCGGTGGTCCTAGCCCAGGCATGTCTGAGGACCCCGTGGCTCCGGCTAAACCGAAGGGGCAGGGCAAAGCCAAGCCGAAAGATGTGGCCGCCGTGAAGTGACACATGTCTGAGCCGATCATCAGTCTGCGGGATATCCGCAAGTCCTACCAGATGGGAGATGTCCTGAGCCATGTGCTCCAAGGGGTGTCCTTTGACATCCATCGCGGAGAGTATGTCTGCATCATGGGGCCCTCTGGCTGTGGTAAATCCACCCTGCTGAATGTCCTGGGCTGTCTGGACCAGCCGACGAGTGGGGATTACTTCCTAGGTGGCGAGAATGTGGCGACTCTGAATGATGACGATCTCTCCGCTGCACGAAATCGGAACCTGGGGTTTATTTTCCAGAGCTACAATCTCATCCAGCAATTGACCGTGGTGGAGAACATCTCGGTCCCCATGTACTACGGCGGGGCGGATGACGCGAAGATGCGGGAGGTGGCCGAAAAGCTGGCAACGCAGGTGGGCCTGGGACATCGCCTTTACCACAAGCCCAATGAACTTTCCGGCGGGCAGCAGCAGCGTGTGGCCATCGCCCGTGCTCTCTCCAACAGCCCGCTGATGATCTTGGCCGATGAGGCCACGGGGAACCTGGACTCCAAATCTGGGCAGGAGATCCTGGCTCTGTTTGATGAACTGAATGAGCAGGGGAAGACCCTGGTCTTTGTGACGCATGATGAACGCATGGTGGAGCGCTGCACGCGCATCATCCGTCTGCGAGATGGGGTGGTGGAAAAGGATGAGCGTGGAGCAAAGGCGCGAAACTAAAGGCAAGGGGCATTTAGGGCACTGCGTGCAGAGGCCAGCGGGGTGTGTGTAAACAATTTGTTTCTGCGGGCTTTCGCATTGCGCGTTTGATTATAAATACTATAATTAAGGGCGCATGATGCTTCGTCTCCTCATTTGGTCCATCTTTTCTGGCCTCGCCCTGGCGGGTGGATTGATGGCGCATAAGGAGGGGAAGCTGACGGCGTGGAACCTGTGGTTCAAGGAATGGCTAAGTGGCGAAGACAAAACCTATTCTGGGGTTCGCTTTGAGGTGGATCTGGTGGATCGGCTGAACTTTGTCCGGATCGGTGTGCGACAACCACTGCTGAAGGTGGATGTGGAATTGGAGGCTTGGCTGGAGAAGGAATTCCCCACCATGGTTCTGGATGATGCCACGCGGATCTCTGAACTGGTGCAGTCCCAAGCGCCTCGCTATCTGCGTGTGTCCGTGTGCACGGCCAGCGGCCCGACTTTGCGCTCTTTGCTGGATCAATACCATGACTTTGGCCAAAGCATCGGAGGGGAGATGACTCACCTCGCCTGTGCGGTGCGAGAATCCGCCGGAGGGCTGATGCATCAGTCTTTATTGATCGTGGGGCAGAGGCTGGAAGACTTCAGTCCTGAGGTGATGGCGAGCAGCAAAGAGGAGGCTTTTTTCAGCACCTGCCCGCATTGCCAGCACCCGCACATCGTGCGCATCTCACGCCAGCAAAACAGTCTGGGGCTGGAGTGTCCCCAATGCCGACGTACCTATGCAGTCGTGGCCACGGATGCCGACGGGCACTATCGTTTCGTGAATGAGTTTTTGACGGGCTACGCACCCCCTGCGGTTTTTTCAAAAGATGATTCGAGAGTGCATGAGCTTTTCACCATCTGGGCTGCGGTGCATGCCAACTGTGTCTATACCAAAGATCCGGGAAGTAAGAAAGCGGCCACGGATGCCTGGCAGACCAGTCTGGACACACAGCGAAAAGGCCAGGGAGACTGCGAAGATTCGGCCATTTTTTTGTGTGACTGGCTGCTCTCACGTGGCTTTCAGGCACGGGTGGCGCTGGGGCGCTATGGGGATCTCGGCGGCCATGCCTGGGTGGTGGTGAAGCTAGACGATAAGGAGTATCTGCTGGAGTCCACCGAAGGGCGGCCAGATCCCTCCAATCCACCGCTAGTCTCGCGGGTGGGGAGCCGATATGTGCCGGAAATCATGTTTGATCGTTACGCTCTTTACGTTCATTCCACGCCAGGGCAGGCCTGGAAGGGGGACTACTGGTCCACCAAAATTTGGACGCGAGTGGAACCGCGTAGCTTGAAGGCGCGTCTTCAGACAGCAGCGGGTAAAGAGGGGGAGGCTAACCCTCCGGAAGCGAACCAGCGAGTGGCCCGGGCGAGCCGCCCAAACCCGGCGTCAGCCCCCTTTGTCGAGCTGAAGGAAATCCCCAAAGATGCGTCTATCTGGCAGATGCCTTTATCTCTAGGTCAGGAAAAGCTTGGCAAGGAACCTCCTCGCTAAGGTGAAGATGCGTGAACTTAACTCAGGAAACGCTCTTGAAGCGTATTTTGCCTTGAGCGTTTGCACGCTTGCAGCTAACTCGCACCAAGACAGAGGCGTGCCGCCTCGTATCTTGACCTCTTTCCAAAATCGCAAACCCCCATCCCACTAAAAACAGCCATGGCAGTCGTCTCCAAAGGTCTTGAAGGAATCGTCGCAGCAGAAACCCGTCTCGGGGAAGTGAAGGGTGCAGAAGGCATCCTTTTTTATTGCGGATACGACATCAACGAACTCGCCGGCAAGGTCAGCTACGAAGAGGTTGTCTATTTGTTGTTTTACCAAAAGCTGCCTAACCGCGCGGAGTTGGAGAAGCTGACGACGGCTCTCCGGGCTGAGCGTGAGCTGCCTCAGGGCGTGATTGATTACTTGCTGGCTGCGCCTAAAAAGGCCAAGCCGATTGACATCATGCGCACAGCCGTTTCCATGCTGGGTAGCTATGAGCTGAAGCGTCACGATGTGGATGTGAGTGAGAACCTCGCCACGGCAATTCGTCTCGTCTCACAGATCGGCGTTGTCGCTGCCTACTTCCACCGCGCTCGCACGGGCAAGGAACTGCCACCGATCCGCAAGGATCTCAGCGAGGCCGCTCATTTCCTTTACCTGATGACAGGTGAGGTGCCGAGTAAGGAGGCTGAGAAGACACTGGATGTGGCCTACGTGCTGCATGCTGAGCACGGCTTCAATGCCTCCACTTTCACCGCTCGCGTGGTAGCCTCCACGCTCAGCGACATGTATTCTGCCATCAGCGCTGCGATCGGTGCCCTCAAAGGTCCTCTTCACGGCGGTGCCAATGAAGGCGTGATTCACATGCTGGAAGAGATTGGCAGCCCTGACAATGTGGACTCTTGGGTGGAAGACGCACTGGCTCAGAAGAAGAAGATCATGGGCATCGGCCACCGCGTGTACAAGGTCCTCGACCCCCGCGCTCCGCACCTCCGCGAGATGGCCATCCAGCTCACGGCCCAGCTTGGCGAAGCGAAGTGGATCCAGATGTCTGAGCGCATCGCTGAGATCATGCGCGAGCGGAAGGGCCTGAATGCGAACGTGGATTTCTACAGCGCGACCGTGTATTACAGCCTGGATATCCCGACAGATCTTTTCACCCCGATCTTCGCCATCGCTCGCATGAGCGGCTGGACTGCTCACGTGCTGGAGCAGTGGAGCGAAAACCGCTTGTTCCGCCCCTTGAGCGAATACGTCGGTCGTCCGTACGGTCAGAAGGTCGTGCCGATTGACGAGCGTTAATCACGACGATTCCATTCCATGACCACCCGGTATTTGCTGGGTGGTCTTTTTTATGGATATTAGTAATTCGTGTGGAAATTTCACTTGGGAGATGGGGTCAATCGCTTAGATTGAATGAGGTATTATGATCCCTCTAGCGCCCAGCCATCATGTGTTTGTCGATTTCGAGAATGTGCATGAGCTGGACCTGTCTTTGGTGGGACGTCGGGGATTCCAATTTACTTTGATGATGGGAGCCAAGCAGACCAAGCTGGGCGTGGAAGTGGTGGAAAAGCTTTTGCAACATTCGGAAGCCGTCCAGATCATCCGCCTGCAATCCATCGGGAAGAATGCACTCGATTTTGCTCTGTCTTACTATGTGGGGCAGGCGGTGCTGAGCTACCCTGGGGGCCAGTATCACATTGTCTCTAAAGATACTGGGTATGATCCGCTGGTTCAGCATTTGCGCAGCCGACAGGTGGCTGTTTCGCGGCATGATGACTTTCGTAATCTCATCGAATCACACCCTGAGACGCCCATGGTGCATCCGGAGGTCGTTAAAACCAGCGTGGTCGAAAAGGTGCCCGCAACAAAACTCAATGGAGCGGAATTGGAGCCGGTGATTCATGTGGCGAAAAAAGTTTCCTCACCCAAACCTGTCGGGACGGAATTTGAGCGTGTAGTTACCTTTCTGAGGGGGACGGCAAGCCGACCGAAACGGGAAAAGACTTTGCTGAATCATTTGGCGGCCTTCATGAAAAAAGAGGTCAACAGCCCTGAAATTCCCAAGATGATCCAGCGGCTGATCCAAAGCGGGCGAGTGAAAATGGATACTCAAAGGGCGCTGACCTATCATTTTTAGATTCAGCTGCATCGGCGAAGGCAAATGTTGGTTGACGTTTGTGAGTAATCACTTACAATGTGTCGCCATGCCTCCTGCTTCTACAAATCCGCGTCTGCCCAGCGATGAGCGGCGTGGGGGCATTTTGGATGCAGCTCTGCGGGTGTTTGCGGAGCGCGGATTTCACGGGGCGACGACGAAGGAATTGGCGAAGGCGGCGGGCGTTTCGGAGGCGCTGATGTTTCGCCACTTTCCGACCAAGGAGGATCTCTACATCGCTCTGCAAGCCCATTGCTGCCAAGCCAAGGCAGGAGAGAAGGCTGAGATGCTGGGGCAATTGGAAGATTCCACAGCTTCGTTGGTCACTCTGGTACATTACATGATGGCGAAGATGCTGCGTCCCGTATCCGCAGTGCCGGAGGCCGAGCAGGCTCTGCATCGTTTGCTGGCCAATAGCATCATCGAAGATGGAAACTTTGCCCGGGGATTCATGCAGCGCGTAGGCCGTGAATTTATTCAAAAAATGGAATCTTGCTTGGCGGTGGCTCAGGCTGCGGGTGATGCTGAATCTTCTCCATTGCAGGGAAACGTCGGCGCGTGGTTTGTGCAGCACTTTGCGGCGATGCTGATGCTGAATGAAATGCCGGGACGTCCCGTGGTGGAACTGGAAATGGAGCGCGCTGCGCAGGTGGAGCAGGCGGTCTGGTTTGCCCTGCAAGGCCTAGGACTGAAGGCCGAGGCCATTCGTCGAAATTATCACCCGCAGGCGTTTGCCCTGCTGATGAGCTGATGTTTTTTTGAATTTGTATAGAAGTAAGCACTCACTCCGAAATGATTAAACCTGTATCTTTTTATGACGACTGATTCTCCCTCCCTCTCCAGCGTGCGTTCTCGTGGCCTGCCGTGGTTTCCCATTGCCACCATCTTGCTGGGCGTGGTTGCTGTTTTCTACATTCGCTCGCTCCCAGAGTTTGAGCGGAATCTCAAAAGCTGGCTCACGGCGGCAATCCCGCTTTTGGTGGTGATCCTGAACTGCCTGTGGTTCGTCTTCACTCCGCGCTTTTCCTGGCGTACTCGGCTCACCGGCCTGGCTGGGCTGCTGATTCTAGGTGGGGTGGCCAAATGGACGACGCGGGTGGACGGTACGCTGGATGGCACGGGGGTACCAAACATCGTGTGGAAGTGGTCTAAATCCGAGGGGCCCTCCGTGGCCAAGGTCAAGGTGGCGGAAGCTGCGGAAGGCTGGACGCCCGATGCAGCGATGCTGGCCCAGTCGGCCGATGTGCCGCAGTTCTTTGGCCCGAATCGAGATGGAAGAGTCACGGGGGCCAAGCTGGCTGGAGATTGGAAGGCGGTAACGCCAAAGGAGCTGTGGCGTCAGCCGATCGGCCTGGGGTGGTCTGCCTATGCAGTGGTGCAGGGCCGGGCCTACACGCAGGAGCAGCGGAGTGAGGAAGAGTTGGTCACGTGCTATGATCTCTTCACAGGCAAGCTGCTGTGGTCCTATGCGGACCCGGTGCGCTTTTCCCAATGGCAGAGTGGAGATGGCCCCCATGCCACGCCGACGATACATGAGGGACGGGTCTATGCCTATGGGGCCACAGGGCTGCTGAACTGTCTGAATGCCACCACGGGCAAGCCCATCTGGCAGCGCTCCGTCCTGGGTGAGAACAAGCTAGAAAACATCGAGTGGGGGGTGAGTTGCTCCCCCTTGATCGTGGATGACAAGGTGGTGGTGACGGGCGGTCAAACGAAGGGGCCCGTGCTGTTTGCTTATAAACTCGATACGGGTGAGTTGGCCTGGAAAGCGGGCGATGACCAGGCCTGCTACTCCTCACCCCTGCTCGCTACTTTGGCGGGAAAACGGGTGGTCTTGAGCAACAATGTGCGCTCTTTGACCGCGTATGATCCTGCCAGTGGCGCGGTGCTGCTGGATTACGAATGGGGCGGCACGAATTGGCCCAAGGCTTCGCAACCCTTGGTGTTAGGCCAGGATCGGGTATTTCTTTCGGCTGGTTACGGCATGGGCTGCCAGATGTTGGAAATCAAGGCAGCGGCCGATGGCTCTTTAGCGGCTACTCAACTGTGGGCGGGCATGAAGATGAAGACGCAGTTCAATAGCCCAGCGGTCCGGGAAGGTCATGCCTACGGCCTGGATGACGGGCGGCTGGCCTGCGTGGATCTGGCTACGGGGGAACGCCTGTGGAAAGAGGGGCGTTTTGCCTCCGGTCAGAGCTTGCTGGTGGATGATTTAGTCATCATCCAGAGCGAAAGCGGCCCGGTGCATCTCGCTGCGGCGAAACCTGCTGGCTTTGAGGAACTGGGCAAGATCGGTGCGCTGAGCAGCAAGACCTGGAACCACCCGACGCTGGCGGGGCGCTACCTGCTGGTGCGCAATGATCGCGAGGCGGTTTGCTATGAGCTGCCCTTGGCGAAGTGAAGGCGGGAGGTGCTTCGTGTACTTTCGCCAGATGTCCGGCATCCCCCTAAAGTGGGGTGTCGGCGGCAGTGAAATGTCTCGTCAGGGAGCGTTGGTTTCATCACACTGAGACTCACCTGGACATGACACGCGCCCTTCCATTCCTTTTCCTTCCTGGCCTGCTGCTGGCGGCCGATCCTGCGGACGACGCGAAAAACGCCGCCCAAAATGACTCGACACCTGTGCCAAAGGTGAGCCCGCTGGTGAAGTGGACCTTTGAGGGCAAGGAGCCAGGCGAACTGAAAGGCAAGGCAACCATCGAGCCCACGGGACCGCAGAAGCCGATCTATCCCGTTTTTGAAAAGGGCAATAAAGCCGCTGTCTTCACGGGCAAGGATAGCTTCATCCAGGTCAAGGAAACCGACCTGCCGGAAACGAATCTGCGTTTCGTCCAGGGAGACACGATCAGCATCGAAGCCTGGGTGAATGCGGAAGACTTGGCTAACGGGAAGTATGTTTACCTGATCGGTAAGGGACGAAATAAGTCGGACAAATTCACGGCTGAAAATCAGAACTGGGCGCTACGCCTGAAAGGTGAGGATGGTGAGGCGCGGCCTTGTTTCCTTTTCCGCAGCCGCAATAAGGCGGGAGCTGAAAACTATCACCGCTGGGTCTCCAAAGAAGGTTTCAATCCAGGTTCTGGCTGGCATCACGTGGCCGTGACCTACACATTCGGCAAGCCGGAGACCATGAAGGCTTATGTGGATGGCAAGAAAACGAGCGGGGGTGTGTGGGACATTGCTGGCAAGACCACCGAGCCACCTGTGAGTGATGCGGACGATGTGATGATCGGCACTGGTTATGGTGGCGGTGCAGGCAATACCCTGACGGGGGCCCTGGATGAGATCGCAGTTTATCGTGAAGTGCTTCCTGAGGTGCTGCTGGCGCAGCGTTACCAGTTCCAACCGCCACCGCCGCCGATTGATGCCAAGAAGCTGCCCAAGGGCCGAGTGCTGGTGCAGATCTGTGAGGACGGTGTGCCGCCAAAGAATTCGTGGCCTGCGCTGCCACCCGCCCCGACGGAGACTTACACGCTGGATGTCTTTGGCCTGTCCGAGGTGCCGCAGAAGTATGTGGAAACTGGGGTGCGTGGGGACCGCCCCATCCCTTATCTCATCCGTGCAGCCTCGGTGGTGAAGCTGCCTGCGGGCAAGCATCGCCTCCTGGTGCGTGGCCGTAGCGCGACCCGTCTGGTCATTGATGGCAAGCCTTTCCTGGATCTGCCTTTTGCTAAATCTGACACGGGTGGCCATGGTCGGGTTTCTGAGCAGGATGAGTACCTGAACTTGGGGCCCGACTTCCGCTTTGCCCCTCCTGGTACGCAGGAAATGTGGGCGGAGTTTGAAACCAAGGGCGGCGAGCATCTTTTTGTCATCGAGAGCATGATCGGCGGTGTGGTGGGCTCTTCCAAAAAACGCCCAGAAACGGGTGAGACC
This is a stretch of genomic DNA from Prosthecobacter dejongeii. It encodes these proteins:
- a CDS encoding sigma-70 family RNA polymerase sigma factor: MEEPLPKEITEEMIKEVSGSPATRKTLIERLDNWSDWSSWDEFYRTYSGFVFHVARKSGLSDDEASDVVQETFIGVAKNLQKKKFDTSLGSFKSFLLNQARWRILDQFRRRKKQQSREANLYADETDDRRTAPIDRCADPNGMTLEKLWDKEWQDKIMDIALRRVKALVSPRQYQIFSCYVLKGWDPERVKKELGVNAAQVYLAKHRVGRILKREAAKLAAEEEE
- a CDS encoding efflux RND transporter periplasmic adaptor subunit → MKSKIWIYGGVAVAGIAAVSYFTSGSTRQADDVPTFSVQKGRLQINVLQGGEIRALQNFELKSEIETPTKILSLIPEGYLVTEEDVKEGKVLVELDNSDLKTRIQDHEIQFQTTVASYIDADEGREIQRSENQSLVRDMKETAIFALMDFEKYLGRDLSMKILADAGLPKDASEFDKFADQLESQANAQLEAGAKVSAVGEAKKDTMNALKKTVGSAESERIDFSPFLEGQKSGDGEAQQKLRQLEDELLLRKSELAVAKQKVEASQRLASRDFISKTQLENDQVNFEKVSLAGKTASTELDLFKKYAFSKMCAQLVSAYRESLTKLQRTVRANRSKMAQAETRFQTAKRRYEMELAKKEDLDRQLKACMMRAVQPGLVAYGDLNASAAARYSESIEEGSNVRFRQTVLTIPNMSQMGVHVNVHESQVKKVRIGQPALIKVDAEPGIVLEGRVAELAVLPDSSSSRYTPNLKVYPASIHILGTHPWMKPGMNAKVEILVDQLADVMFVPVQSIEVENDHHFCYVNESGSLERRSVETGLFNDEFIEVRTGLQLGELVALSLPKKLVPENKPGGPSPGMSEDPVAPAKPKGQGKAKPKDVAAVK
- a CDS encoding PIN domain-containing protein translates to MIPLAPSHHVFVDFENVHELDLSLVGRRGFQFTLMMGAKQTKLGVEVVEKLLQHSEAVQIIRLQSIGKNALDFALSYYVGQAVLSYPGGQYHIVSKDTGYDPLVQHLRSRQVAVSRHDDFRNLIESHPETPMVHPEVVKTSVVEKVPATKLNGAELEPVIHVAKKVSSPKPVGTEFERVVTFLRGTASRPKREKTLLNHLAAFMKKEVNSPEIPKMIQRLIQSGRVKMDTQRALTYHF
- a CDS encoding TetR/AcrR family transcriptional regulator gives rise to the protein MPPASTNPRLPSDERRGGILDAALRVFAERGFHGATTKELAKAAGVSEALMFRHFPTKEDLYIALQAHCCQAKAGEKAEMLGQLEDSTASLVTLVHYMMAKMLRPVSAVPEAEQALHRLLANSIIEDGNFARGFMQRVGREFIQKMESCLAVAQAAGDAESSPLQGNVGAWFVQHFAAMLMLNEMPGRPVVELEMERAAQVEQAVWFALQGLGLKAEAIRRNYHPQAFALLMS
- a CDS encoding transglutaminase domain-containing protein, yielding MMLRLLIWSIFSGLALAGGLMAHKEGKLTAWNLWFKEWLSGEDKTYSGVRFEVDLVDRLNFVRIGVRQPLLKVDVELEAWLEKEFPTMVLDDATRISELVQSQAPRYLRVSVCTASGPTLRSLLDQYHDFGQSIGGEMTHLACAVRESAGGLMHQSLLIVGQRLEDFSPEVMASSKEEAFFSTCPHCQHPHIVRISRQQNSLGLECPQCRRTYAVVATDADGHYRFVNEFLTGYAPPAVFSKDDSRVHELFTIWAAVHANCVYTKDPGSKKAATDAWQTSLDTQRKGQGDCEDSAIFLCDWLLSRGFQARVALGRYGDLGGHAWVVVKLDDKEYLLESTEGRPDPSNPPLVSRVGSRYVPEIMFDRYALYVHSTPGQAWKGDYWSTKIWTRVEPRSLKARLQTAAGKEGEANPPEANQRVARASRPNPASAPFVELKEIPKDASIWQMPLSLGQEKLGKEPPR
- a CDS encoding citrate synthase, coding for MAVVSKGLEGIVAAETRLGEVKGAEGILFYCGYDINELAGKVSYEEVVYLLFYQKLPNRAELEKLTTALRAERELPQGVIDYLLAAPKKAKPIDIMRTAVSMLGSYELKRHDVDVSENLATAIRLVSQIGVVAAYFHRARTGKELPPIRKDLSEAAHFLYLMTGEVPSKEAEKTLDVAYVLHAEHGFNASTFTARVVASTLSDMYSAISAAIGALKGPLHGGANEGVIHMLEEIGSPDNVDSWVEDALAQKKKIMGIGHRVYKVLDPRAPHLREMAIQLTAQLGEAKWIQMSERIAEIMRERKGLNANVDFYSATVYYSLDIPTDLFTPIFAIARMSGWTAHVLEQWSENRLFRPLSEYVGRPYGQKVVPIDER
- a CDS encoding ABC transporter ATP-binding protein — protein: MSEPIISLRDIRKSYQMGDVLSHVLQGVSFDIHRGEYVCIMGPSGCGKSTLLNVLGCLDQPTSGDYFLGGENVATLNDDDLSAARNRNLGFIFQSYNLIQQLTVVENISVPMYYGGADDAKMREVAEKLATQVGLGHRLYHKPNELSGGQQQRVAIARALSNSPLMILADEATGNLDSKSGQEILALFDELNEQGKTLVFVTHDERMVERCTRIIRLRDGVVEKDERGAKARN
- a CDS encoding TolC family protein; protein product: MSGCSQGFFKKWADREVFGIIGKKAQFVPGAEDDTLLSVTPPQPVNLDVLIKNSETADFLGERAFIEKGARVISLADALDFAVHRNRTYLGRKEIVYLSALTLTGTRQQFSPIVGADGGAAYTDTQVKTGVNNLVRSNTLTADGGAGVDYLMKTGTRLAIGLTTDFTRFFTGGLRNVSDSQASVVLSQPLLRGAGVLAASEPLRQDERDVLYTIRDFTQYRKEFAVSITTQYLRTLQAREAARNRYVANRAAAASIIREGALAEANLRTQSSLKQIQQGQLTYERNWITAVRNYEEQLDDLKIALGLPVTERIILSNTELKRLEVVEPKEDLDTVMDTALITRLDLFNQRDRLADTRRRVKIAHQQTLPTLNALAGYQIGTPNNNEGLELNPRVRRYTGGVDVDLNLNTKPERNALRVSQLDEQLAQRQLDLAEEQLRSTIRTDWRGLAVARKQYDLAQKGLELAQKRLEIETALMEEGQGTARDIVESQDRLITARDLVVSTLIDHVIARLQLWSDMGVLYIEKDGSWVDVLNKEKPKGES